Genomic DNA from Podospora pseudoanserina strain CBS 124.78 chromosome 4, whole genome shotgun sequence:
TGTTCAACGAGTCTATCAGAGTTCAATGCCCACCCAATAATACCTAGCAAGGGACTTGCCAATCCAGCCAGTTTTCAGGCGTATATATCGATCTATCTGTGTCTGGGAATCATTTGGTCACGGCTTATATAGTGAGTATATCAATCTATCTTGGCAGATTTCATAACCTATCCCTCAACCCCGCAAAGCATAAACGATGgggggagaaaagaaaagcaataaaaaataaaaaataaaaattgaACTTCCCACACCGGGAATTGAACCCGGGACTTCAGGGAGTATCAGATCCTGAGATAATCTCAAGGAGGACTGAAAGCCTGATATGCTGACCACTACACCATGTGGGACTCtgcggccttcttcttggttttgggatggaaggaggtgaggaggattggATTatatggggttgttgagggagagagggaaggaagagaaagCTGGCTGCctgggtgggggggagaaggaagggaaggaaggaaggggggggttcTTCCCTGGGTGAGGGGTGTTGGGAGCCATTACCGGCGAGTTTGGGCCATTTGAGAGGGGAGAAGACTGCTAAAGAAATCTGCGAAATGGCAAAACGATCACAGATGTGAGGGAAGACGGTACGGTGGGTAGCTCGATGTTGCTTTGAGATGGAGAGTGGGTTCATCAGTGGCAATGTTGAAGGCCAGGGGTGAAAGAGATTCAGACGTCTCTACCTTACTGTGTGGGCAATACATATACTTTTCAGCAATATCAACGTTTTAATACCGGGCGCAGCAAGCAAGGCTTGTTCCAAGATTCAAGACCAAATCTCATCGATCCAAATACTCCTTCGACATTTCATTGCTAGCCTAACAGCTTATCCAGTCCCATCCTACACCCCCAGCCCCATCATAAGCAACTCACACATCACACATATAACACGCAGAACAAACAAGAGCTGATGTCTCACAAAAGAACGAATAATCTTCATTATATCAACTTTTTataccacccccacccccccacacacacacacaaatcAGCGACCGAagcctttcttttctctcaaaatcccctccccaaaacaaccaaatACCACTCGACGCTAAAGCTCAGAGTAAAACAATAAAACAAAAGCAATCAAAGGAGTGGATTTCAACAGCTTTCAAAAATCACAAAGTCATCACAAATCATCTGCCAGAAGAAATCACTTCTCCGCAGCAGTAGCAGACTCaaccgtcttcttctcctcatcctgctccaccttctcctggACAATCGTCTCCCCGGCCATGTTGGTGACCAGGGACTTGACCGTCTCGATGATGCCCGGTTTCGAGGCGGgttcttcttccttttcaGGCTCCGCCTCAGGTTTTGGTTTCTCCTCCAGTTCTTCCTTGGATTCTTCAGCCTTGGGCTCCTCCTTGGGCTCCTCAGCCTTAGGTtcctcggccttggtctcctcaaccttggctTCTGGCACCGGTTCtggctccttcttctcctctaCAACAGGagtctcctccctcttctcctcaacaagaacctgctcctccaccgtcttctcaACCGGCGACTCAGGCTCTCCAAGACTGGgatgcccaccaccaacactgAGCTCACCCTCTTCAGGATCAATCTCAAAGAAAGTAAACGCCGATGACACACCAAATATGACAGTAGGTTTAGGCGCTTCCTTGGGAGGCTCCTGCTTGGCACTGGGTGCCCGTCTCTGCGGACCCCTAGccctcccctttctcgcATCAACAAGcggcgccttctccttcttctcttcctcctccttctcctccgccggctcctccttcttcactgGCGCCTGAGGGCCGAGCTGCAGACGTCTATTAAGATCATTCATAAACCCGGCCTGCAACGCCGCGATCTTGCCACCAACTGGTCTAGCCGGGACAGCAGGCTTTTGCTTTGGGGCGGCAGCCGCCTCAGCAGGTTCTAGCCCGCCAGAGGTAGGGCCGGCCTTGACGGGGCGGACAGGAATCGCGGGTTTGGGACGCTCGGGGATGGCGGGCTTGTTGTCGTCACCGGAGATCTTGGGCTTGGGACGAGCGGGGATCTCGGGCTTCTTGGCGGTAGTGGTAGGAGAAGATGTTTCAACTGGCGAAGGAACAGAGTCGTCTTGCTGGGGAGTGGAGACGGTGGTCTCGAGCTGGAGGGACTCTGGGGTATCCTCCCAAACGTCCCGACTAGGGAAGCGGTTGTGCATACCGGGACGGCCCGCAGCCTTGGTTTCGCTGGCaagatggggttggtgcttgACCCAGAGCGGCTTCGCGCTCCGGCCGGGGATGAAGCCATCGGCTCCACGTTCCCtgacctccttctcggccagttcctcctgGTGGCGGGCAAATGCCTGAGCGGGAGTCTCTCCATCTCTGGTGGGTGGAACAATGCTGGCGGCATTTTCTGACTTGTCTTCGCCTTCAAAGAGATCCGGGGTAGACACTTCAGCCGTGTAGTAGACGGAGCTGGGTGCGTCCTCCCAGATATCCGCGCTAGGGAAACGCTGCTTCTTGACGctcttgggcttctcctccttgacgggctccttcttgacaaccttgtCATCGTCCTCAAAAAGGGGCTCGTactcctcaacatcctcaaggGGAGTGGAGCGGTGCTCAAAGGAATGCTCCTTGTAGATGCTGGCAGGCCTGCTGGTGGGGCGGCTAGTAGGCTGATCTTCATTGGGAAGCTCAACAGCAGGCTGGTGAACATAGGGTGACGGGTCCTTggcaacctcgtcctcggccagGATGGGCGCCTCGtaagcctcctcctcaacggcggGCGACTCGTTGTCGCTGAACATCACAGACCTCCGGCGGTTGGGCTCCTCGACGTGAATGACGTCACCGATGGAAGAAGTGCGACGGgcttccttgtccttgtctgAGTCGGAGATCACTGAAGAGGGCTTCTTGGGAGAAGCAGGACCAGGCGAGGCGACACGGGAGGTCGACTCTTCCAGGGCTTGCCAGGCGACCTGATCGGTGGGGGTGCCAGAGTAGTTCTTGACGCCAAGACCAGAACCACGAGTGATGGTCTCACGGACGATCTTGTTCAGCTCCTCACTGCTCATGGAAAAGTCCTTGACACGATCATAGTGGTGTAGTACAtgctccttcttgagaaGCTCGGGGTGCTTCTCGAAGTAGGCCTTGTCGAGTTTGTCCTGGGGACCAACACCATGGCCGTGCAAGCCGTAGCTACCAGGGGGCAGGTTGCCACGACTGGACGACCGACGACTGTGGTGCTTCTTCTCGACGGTGGAAGGAGCAGGTGAAGGAGCCTGGACATCACCGGCATGCTTGAGCATGGGAACCTGAATACCAATCTCGGGAATGCCATGCTCGTCATCGATATCACTCTTGGCGGACAGCTGACTGGTTGtgctggccttcttcttgaggcTGCGGTTCGA
This window encodes:
- a CDS encoding hypothetical protein (EggNog:ENOG503NWTT; COG:S); its protein translation is MSATTAQQPPVIPPRPSRSQERAPLPMVPPRPANRRFQRSISPNPDRFAPSPLNESPLVKSKTLHPGGRTHGDPIPRSTSVDLPSLGEEGAEYANLAQESSPSNEENTSPEHTRTVGEDVKLHAPKPSLPAASAKQRVMAVTRTDSDRAAAFGIGRPSSNDDSAGALPSNRSLKKKASTTSQLSAKSDIDDEHGIPEIGIQVPMLKHAGDVQAPSPAPSTVEKKHHSRRSSSRGNLPPGSYGLHGHGVGPQDKLDKAYFEKHPELLKKEHVLHHYDRVKDFSMSSEELNKIVRETITRGSGLGVKNYSGTPTDQVAWQALEESTSRVASPGPASPKKPSSVISDSDKDKEARRTSSIGDVIHVEEPNRRRSVMFSDNESPAVEEEAYEAPILAEDEVAKDPSPYVHQPAVELPNEDQPTSRPTSRPASIYKEHSFEHRSTPLEDVEEYEPLFEDDDKVVKKEPVKEEKPKSVKKQRFPSADIWEDAPSSVYYTAEVSTPDLFEGEDKSENAASIVPPTRDGETPAQAFARHQEELAEKEVRERGADGFIPGRSAKPLWVKHQPHLASETKAAGRPGMHNRFPSRDVWEDTPESLQLETTVSTPQQDDSVPSPVETSSPTTTAKKPEIPARPKPKISGDDNKPAIPERPKPAIPVRPVKAGPTSGGLEPAEAAAAPKQKPAVPARPVGGKIAALQAGFMNDLNRRLQLGPQAPVKKEEPAEEKEEEEKKEKAPLVDARKGRARGPQRRAPSAKQEPPKEAPKPTVIFGVSSAFTFFEIDPEEGELSVGGGHPSLGEPESPVEKTVEEQVLVEEKREETPVVEEKKEPEPVPEAKVEETKAEEPKAEEPKEEPKAEESKEELEEKPKPEAEPEKEEEPASKPGIIETVKSLVTNMAGETIVQEKVEQDEEKKTVESATAAEK